One window of Lytechinus variegatus isolate NC3 chromosome 2, Lvar_3.0, whole genome shotgun sequence genomic DNA carries:
- the LOC121409649 gene encoding uncharacterized protein LOC121409649 produces the protein MILEVFYQARVILTSLIMNPTLATTEEIPGSRGFFFVYNRTERLTGFILLPILLTVTLLIIGFTHYVLATCSTTRQQNLIIFFRILTVLNGLVFISEFIDVALEMTQTISPAIICWIRPMLNHMFPFPTILIYMSLHLDRLLMFFKPLRYVTLASPQRVKMVLVFISAISLLYFVTFLPIPGFPFTCYFLSFSSINGTLQNTSTIDTRIKIRSLAFISPFYLSIVLLTISSVCISILSFKQAVRIQREFRRINQQGDGGVHGGAPPVSRVKGVVTVIVSTMGFYLQFGFSLLRIENETNFKSTPLALVIASLQQIFGWLGTIAIVITNRELRQRARIVLKDLFL, from the coding sequence ATGATTTTAGAAGTTTTCTATCAGGCAAGAGTGATCCTTACATCTCTAATCATGAACCCAACCCTAGCAACGACAGAAGAGATACCAGGATCGCGTGGCTTCTTTTTCGTGTACAACCGTACTGAGCGATTAACTGGTTTCATATTGTTGCCAATCCTTCTAACCGTTACCCTTCTCATCATTGGGTTCACTCATTACGTTCTTGCGACCTGCTCAACAACCCGACAACAGAACTTGATCATCTTCTTTCGCATTTTGACTGTCTTAAATGGACTCGTATTTATTTCTGAATTCATCGATGTAGCTCTCGAAATGACCCAAACAATATCCCCAGCTATCATCTGTTGGATTCGACCAATGCTGAACCATATGTTTCCCTTTCCTACAATCCTCATATATATGAGCCTCCATTTGGATCGACTTCTCATGTTTTTTAAACCTCTTCGATACGTTACCTTGGCGAGTCCACAAAGAGTAAAGATGGTCTTAGTTTTTATTTCCGCTATATCATTGCTGTATTTTGTGACTTTTCTACCCATCCCTGGTTTCCCATTCACATGTTATTTCTTGTCTTTTTCCTCTATTAACGGCACACTTCAAAATACTTCTACAATTGACACTAGGATCAAAATAAGGTCACTTGCTTTCATCTCGCCGTTTTACCTATCCATTGTATTGCTTACCATCAGCAGTGTCTGCATAAGCATTCTCTCATTCAAACAGGCAGTTAGGATTCAACGAGAGTTTCGTAGGATTAATCAGCAAGGTGATGGAGGTGTCCATGGGGGCGCCCCTCCGGTATCAAGGGTGAAGGGTGTGGTCACTGTCATCGTATCAACAATGGGCTTTTATCTGCAATTTGGTTTCTCCTTGTTACGTATCGAGAACGAGACGAATTTTAAATCGACCCCGTTAGCCTTGGTCATTGCATCGTTGCAGCAAATATTTGGTTGGTTAGGAACGATAGCGATAGTAATTACAAATAGAGAGCTACGTCAGCGTGCTCGTATCGTTCTCAAAGATTTGTTCTTATAA